The DNA region GTCAGCCACAGGATATGCCCCAAGTTCAGCCCCCCAGGAGCTCTAAGAGTACAGATACGGGGCTCATGTTTAATTGCCTCTGTAAATGGTCAGAGCTCAAGCCTCCTAATTCCATTCCTCTGGGTAATCAGGCATGTTTTTGCCATACAGGGctaaagagagcgagagagttaGCCACATGCTAGGTACCATGCAACACAATGTCACTCTCAGGCTGTTAAGAGGCTACAAAATGACCCCAGCTCACTTCGCAACACGAAAATCATTTTAATAGGATTTTTTGTTAACTCCAAATATTTTTCACACAATGAACTAGAGAAATATAACTGCacagaaaaaaaggcaaaaccaTTACTGGATCATATCAGTTCTTGGTGCAGGGCATCAGAAATATCAGTAATCACACATAATAGCAATATTAGATTTCTGTTTTCCTTGAGTGCTAAAAAAAGTTTCTGGTCGAACCCATTTTAAGGTTTTCCCATGATTGGACATTTTCAGATACTCTGGATTTTGCCTAGCACCtcacatttttacattcaaTCCTCAGTGTGTAAGATCTCAGATTACCATATACAAGAGAGCGAGATCAAGAGTTCGTTAAAAACCCTGACGCTCAGGGGAAATAATGCCACATGGCGTAAGCAAAGCTTTGACAGTCCTGTAACAGCAGTCCATCAAACATTCATTTGAGCATCTTTTGTTCCCTCTTCCAGTTGGCGCTGGGTTTCATCGTCATTTTTTTCCTCGAgctttctctttgtcctgttGTAGCTTTTTGCCAGTGCCAAACAAACACTTCCAAGTCTTTGCATGATGCACAGACCACTTTAACATTGAACACAACATAAATGTCACTTTGTATGTTCTATATTGAGTCTGATATGATGTGGAGGGGGATATCTCGGCGAAAAACTGCAGCCTCTCCGGGTAAAAGAGGCAAAGACGGGGATGAAAATCCACAAAGGTGACAGtagcaggagaagaggaggtgcgATGAGGAGAAGTGAAGCTCAGGAGAAAAGGCGAGGGCAACACTGCTGCCACTCAGCAAACCTGCAGAGCAGAGGGCAGGAACAGGGTCAGGGTCACTGCAACAACAAACACCTCACAGTCAGCCGTGTGGCCTTCTGCTTGTGAGAGTACAAAACCCCAAAGCCGTTCTCTTTGGTTGTTTCATTCCTATTCAGGAATtctcttttaaaatattttctaaaattAAACTCCATTTTAGGTTAAagagacaaataaaatgaaatatactATTGAGGATTATCTAAATATACAACACAATATGACATAATACATTATTTAGATTCTAACACTACTAATcaacaacattttaattcaagCAGCTTATGAAGGTACATTTTAAAGATATGTTGTGTTGAGTTTCAAAGCGCATTATGCAGCAGAATAGTGTGTCACTCACGTTATGTTATAAATATAATACTATAATACTATATTGTGACTGATGCATTACTATTTATGCTGTATTTTAATGTAGCATCTGGTCAAGGTGGAGcttagtttatttaatttacatacatttaaaaGAGATAGATATGGAAATAGTAACTGATGAGTACATTAGTAAAGTACATATTATCCTCAGAAATGCAGTGGAgtagtataaaataaaatataaatatcagaTATGGAAATGCTCAAGTCAAGTACCTGAAAATTGTACAATGCTACAGAGCTTTTAGCAAACTGAAATTTGTATGTACATTTTTCTGTCTTGGTTTATTTACCTATAttctttctgtatttatttttcaaacttgCAATAATATCCTTCCATTCCTGAGCAGACACATTGTAACATAAACACTCTTGATCTCATTATAAAATtggcacctctgatttttctgtCATCACATTTTACCCACAGTGCTGCATAGTTTTTCTTCATATTAATACCATGTCCTGCTGCTGTAGCTCCTTTTCCCAAAGGGGAAATCAACAGATTTTATTATTCACATTTGACCGAAGAGATATTCATGTAAGAGAGATTTTACACTCTGCTGTAAATTCAGATGGCTCCGTTGTGTCATGTCAGCAACCCTTTTTATTTACCTTCTGGTCTGTCAACACAGAGTTGCTCTGAAGTGGAGGCATGTGGCTGTTGAGCAAGGCAGCACCGGGTCTGTCATGCTCGCAGAAGATTGTACCATTGATGTAGTGGAAGCGATCGCCAGGCATTAGCCTGTTTCTACAGGTGGCACAGCTGAAACACTGcggagcagcagagaaaacacagagggtCAGAAAACAATGATAATTCAGCTCCTTACAGCATGGTTTACCACATCAGTTCAAGTgaagcttttacttttaaacaaAATGTTCCACCTGCTATGAGAAACTGATACTGAATAAGGTTAATTAAATAATGGATTATGTTTAAAAATGACAGCACggaacaaaaaacatttagacaTGTTTGCTTTCTCTTCTAAaactaaaaaaggaaatatcttTCCATCCTGCTATTTTTGCCACCAAATCTCAGATGTTTCCGTCAAACAAGCAGCAGGAGACAAAAGGGCGTTGATGTGAGAGCTTGGGATTTACCTTGAGGTGGTAAACATTTCCCTGTGCCCTCATTACCATTTCGTTGGCTGGAATCGACTGGCCGCAGGCGCTGCACGCCCCGCTGTGCCCGAACagtctgcaaacacaacaacactgactGCTCAGTCTGTGGAGCCTcccaaatataaaaacagcaaCTTCGTCTCCTCCGTTTCCTTCACCACCTCTCAGTTGCCCTCACCTGATGTAGTCGCTCCGGCAAAGAATCATGCCTCCTTTGCTGTAGCAGGTGGTGCCAATGTCCCCCAGTTGGGCTTGGCAGCAAGAGCACTTGAGGCAGCGAGAGTGC from Limanda limanda chromosome 5, fLimLim1.1, whole genome shotgun sequence includes:
- the si:dkey-90l8.3 gene encoding LIM domain transcription factor LMO4 isoform X1 gives rise to the protein MSDKKWELEHIGVQLCTCFSCPSCVPHVGASEGPHHNMVNSQAAGMPTAPRSCAGCGGKIADRFLLFSMERYWHSRCLKCSCCQAQLGDIGTTCYSKGGMILCRSDYIRLFGHSGACSACGQSIPANEMVMRAQGNVYHLKCFSCATCRNRLMPGDRFHYINGTIFCEHDRPGAALLNSHMPPLQSNSVLTDQKVC
- the si:dkey-90l8.3 gene encoding LIM domain transcription factor LMO4 isoform X2, which produces MSDKKWELEHIGVQLCTCFSCPSCVPHVGASEGPHHNMVNSQAAGMPTAPRSCAGCGGKIADRFLLFSMERYWHSRCLKCSCCQAQLGDIGTTCYSKGGMILCRSDYIRLFGHSGACSACGQSIPANEMVMRAQGNVYHLKCFSCATCRNRLMPGDRFHYINGTIFCEHDRPGAALLNSHMPPLQSNSVLTDQK
- the si:dkey-90l8.3 gene encoding LIM domain transcription factor LMO4-B isoform X3, giving the protein MVNSQAAGMPTAPRSCAGCGGKIADRFLLFSMERYWHSRCLKCSCCQAQLGDIGTTCYSKGGMILCRSDYIRLFGHSGACSACGQSIPANEMVMRAQGNVYHLKCFSCATCRNRLMPGDRFHYINGTIFCEHDRPGAALLNSHMPPLQSNSVLTDQKVC